A genomic stretch from Aedes albopictus strain Foshan chromosome 2, AalbF5, whole genome shotgun sequence includes:
- the LOC134287661 gene encoding juvenile hormone esterase-like codes for MLRISVIISLLVLNFFRDVTAFDDIQCRIWCHSQPAVQTADGCLCGTKMDGLEAGPFDAFVGVPFAKPPVGALRFANPIPINRWEGPLNVTTTKPMCIQKYDIFPLASVRGQEDCLYLNVYRPKKCRKKKLPIMVYIHGGGYIGESADPRVIGPEKFMDTRKVILVSLQYRLGPFGFLSSDDCSAPGNFGLKDQSMALRWVQRNIESFGGDRRRVTVFGHSAGGAAVQFHMMSPLSEGLFSKAISQSGSALSFWSKQYPDQLGLVQKLAIAAEVEGAVRMNSRELIKALRKVDASMLLLSVDKLKFWHNQPIILFRPVVEKYVDDETFLREDPRELWATGRYQKIPWMTGYLPDDGIAVLLSIFTDLLEPFIANQQELLPLLTDVPPTSGPAVLERFFGGNPIGPENAFALTEVMSEVGFKYPMMESILQHLINDPQSESPVSLYYFNFKGRYSCSTMLPIFTGPDSGACHAEELMYLFRQPIQYLDFPKDSPEAAMSRLLVNEWINFATKGKLSLPQRGGSERPSQQIGMVEFTNSNGPSGVTTIHRGFEDAKIAELWNLLRWWNVVRVQ; via the exons ATGCTCAGGATCAGTGTAATCATTTCGCTTCTAGTGTTGAACTTTTTCCGTGACGTGACAGCATTTGATGACATTCAGTGTCGAATATGGTGCCATTCGCAACCGGCCGTACAGACAGCCGACGGCTGCCTTTGTGGAACTAAAATGGATGGATTGGAAGCGGGACCGTTCGATGCCTTCGTTGGAGTTCCGTTCGCAAAGCCACCCGTGGGTGCACTGCGGTTCGCG AATCCAATTCCGATCAACCGGTGGGAAGGGCCCCTCAACGTCACCACCACCAAACCAATGTGCATTCAGAAGTACGACATCTTTCCCCTCGCCTCGGTAAGGGGTCAGGAGGATTGCCTCTACTTGAACGTATACCGCCCGAAGAAATGCAGAAAGAAGAAGTTACCGATCATGGTGTACATTCATGGCGGAGGGTATATCGGAGAAAGTGCAGATCCGCGGGTGATTGGGCCGGAGAAGTTCATGGACACCCGGAAGGTCATCTTGGTTAGCTTGCAGTACCGATTGGGACCGTTTGGGTTCCTATCGAGTGACGATTGTTCGGCACCGGGAAATTTCGGATTGAAGGATCAATCGATGGCCTTGCGATGGGTTCAACGGAACATCGAAAGTTTTGGAGGAGATCGACGTAGAGTGACGGTGTTTGGGCACAGTGCTGGAGGTGCTGCGGTACAGTTTCACATGATGAGTCCGTTGAGTGAAGGTTTGTTCTCGAAGGCGATATCGCAGAGTGGGAGTGCTCTGTCTTTCTGGAGTAAGCAGTATCCCGATCAACTCGGGTTGGTCCAAAAACTGGCGATTGCTGCAGAAGTGGAGGGAGCAGTTCGAATGAATTCGCGGGAGTTGATCAAGGCGCTGCGAAAGGTCGATGCGTCAATGTTACTCCTGAGTGTGGATAAGCTGAAGTTTTGGCACAACCAACCGATAATTTTGTTCCGGCCGGTTGTGGAGAAATACGTGGATGACGAAACATTCCTCAGGGAAGATCCTAGGGAGCTCTGGGCTACGGGCCGGTACCAGAAAATTCCGTGGATGACGGGTTACCTTCCGGATGATGGAATAGCTGTGCTGTTGTCAATATTTACCGACCTTCTTGAGCCTTTCATCGCAAATCAACAGGAGTTGCTCCCACTGTTGACGGATGTTCCTCCGACCTCTGGGCCAGCTGTGCTTGAGAGATTCTTCGGCGGAAATCCGATTGGTCCAGAAAATGCGTTTGCATTAACTGAG GTCATGTCCGAGGTAGGATTCAAATACCCCATGATGGAAAGCATCCTTCAACATCTGATCAATGATCCTCAATCGGAGTCACCAGTTAGCTTGTACTACTTCAACTTCAAAGGACGATACTCTTGTTCAACAATGTTGCCGATCTTTACCGGACCTGACAGTGGTGCCTGCCATGCAGAGGAACTGATGTACCTATTTCGTCAACCGATACAGTACCTCGATTTCCCGAAGGATTCGCCGGAAGCCGCCATGTCACGACTACTGGTCAACGAGTGGATCAATTTTGCTACAAAGGGTAAACTTAGCCTGCCGCAACGAGGAGGCAGTGAGCGACCTTCGCAGCAAATAGGAATGGTAGAGTTCACCAATTCGAATGGTCCATCGGGGGTAACCACTATCCACCGTGGTTTTGAGGATGCGAAGATAGCTGAGTTGTGGAATTTGCTACGCTGGTGGAATGTCGTTCGCGTACAGTGA